The genomic stretch AGCATGTAGGCCTTGTTGTGGACTTATTTTACTAATGCACTTTACAAGCATCTAGGTCCTTAAGCTCTGTTTTGATTCATTATCTGCTAATAGTTAGCTAATAGCTCATATCTATTAGCTACTTAGTAGCTGGAGGTTGTTTTGATGCACATCTAATGAAAAATGCTACTAAGATAAATATTAGTTGTTATTATCTTATTTGGTTCAACTAGTGAGAAAGTTATTATCTATTGGTCCAGCTAACAATTAGCTATTTTATTAGTTGCACATGTTTAGATACAAAAGAGATAACTATTAGAAGATAGCTATTATACATCTATAGGTATCAAATAGGGTCTTAGATAAGTGGTAAGTATTTTAACCATTAATCAAAACTGTACCATTACGACCGGCAAAGTTGTTCGAAAGGACATTGAAAGTTAAGTCACAACGAGATATATGGTTGTCAAGACAGAGGATCTTCTAAATCTAAATGGCACAAGGAGATGAAGGACACTTATAGTAGTATAGGTCTCTAGCTTTCTGTCCTTTTTTGTGAATTACTCTCCATCTTAAATTGCAAATcgttttagcttttctagatacatgctACGTATCTAGACAATTTAGAATGAGGGAGTAGCTTTCAATCTTTTGACAATACTAAGGAGGTAAAAGCTAGTAGCTTGGCGTAGTCGAGCATAGACTTGATAAGATACTCATTTGTGAAATTCTTGCACTAGATAGCTCAAAGAAGCCCAGAAGTTAAACAGAAGGAAATTCTTGCACTACGTACCTCAAAACCCCCCAAAGGTTCAACATAAGGACTTAGGAAACATTGAATTCGACAGTTCCTGGATTTATTCCTAACACCGTATGATCTAGTGGTTAGAAAAATGTTAAATCAGACAATTGCACAGTTACCCTGCTTTAAGTGGTACTCCAATAATTATGCCACTGTAAACTAGCCGCTGAAACGCCAATGAATGCTACGGTGACACAGCGGGATCATCCGTTGAGTGTATTTCCAAAATCTCAAAACTTCATAATCCACTTGAATTGACCAATAAAAATCTAAATGACTTATTTTTACAAAATCAGAGTCTCCTACCAAGCCAACAGAAGACATAACTtgcatgcaatgaagaacagagTATTCACACACAATCCACCAGAATAAAGATCCATAAGCAACAGAGCTTAAAACATAGCATTTGCCTTACATCTGATACAATCACACGGCCTAGGCGACTGCAACCAGGGCTTGTGATTGTGAGAGCTAAAAAAAGTCAGGAGCTGATTTAAAGATACATAGACGGTACATTAAAGCTGACAAACCTTCCCATGAATCTAAAATCTGCGAGCCAAGTACTTTTAAAGCAAATAGCACTACAGTTCTGAAGGATCAGCCACATAAGTTACAATGCAGTGTCTCTGGATATCCTGAGACTAACCACAATAGCTTGCATGGCAGGGTGAGGCCAGGCGAGGAGTGGTTCACCAACAATCCTTCGTTTATTTGTGCAAATGACTGCTTAGCTTGAGGCAGACCAATAGAGGGAATGATGTCAAAAGGCAGCTTATGAAGTACACTGGGGTACTGGGAAAGTAAAACTTCTAAGAATACATGGAAATACTCGGCAACCTTATTGAAGTAGCATCACATTCCAATGGGGGCAGCACACAGAGCCGGAAGAGCAGCACTCGGGGTTGAGCAGTTGTACCCAAACAGATCCAGCATCCGTGGGTTCTGGCACTCAGGCTCATAGCTCACTTCCTTGACGCCATCATCATCTGCTGGCAAGATCTTCTCAGTCAAGGAGAAACCAAAAAGTCTGCAGCTAGTTTTGCGAACCTCCCCTCCACCAGACCCAAGCTTACCAGCATCTCCAGGTGCTGAAGCTCTTCTAGTCTCAAACTGATCCAAGTTCATTTGATCAGGTGTTTCATGCTGTGGCTTGGTCCAAATTTCCCTCCGCCTATCAAATGGGCCAGACTGCTGGCCATTTGTACCTCCACCACCAAACTTGCTTGCCAGTCCAAGCTGCGGAACCACAGTTCGGTTAAAAATATTATCAGGGTAGAGAGAGGGCACTTGTGCTCCTGGCGGAGTAGATAGTGTCAGACAACATTCTTGAGCTGGGGCTGATAATCCATTAACAGCAACTGGGGTATGCATATAACTATGTAGCCCATATCCGCCTTTCAGTGAACAAGCCTCAGACATCATTCCTTGGAACATAGGAACTGCCCGAGAAATTTCTTGACCTTGCAAGACCTCTGAGAATCCAATAGATTCATTGAAGCCTACAGATTGGTAGGTAAAACCAGAGTTATGCACTGCGAGTCTGCTTGTTGGAGCACTCAATGCGCAGTCACGTGCATTACTAAGAAACCTACTAGCATCAGAAGATTGAAGTTTTGCAGCCTCAGCAGTTTGAGGAGCACACGGAACATGACGAGTCCTAAAACCCATCAATTCTTGACCTTGCAAGACCCTGGGTAACTTTCCAGTTTCCACGGAGTCAGTACAACCATTCCCTGTAACATCTAATGTGACAGTcaattagcatagaggttaaAGGATAGCATACATATGTACAGGCATTAGTCTTGTGCTATGAGAGCTTACACATTGTTGGAACGTCCAAATTTCCCTGAGCACACAACTTGGTTCTTTTAGAACTAGATGCGGACAGAGAATGAGCAACAGAGACAGAACCACCAGCTACCTCGATCTCCCATGGAGATACTCTATCTTGGCCGTTACATTCAGCACCATCCTCCCATCTTACCTGTATAAAAAGGCAACACTTTAGCAACCAGATATTAATAGTGCAGTTCATCATGAACAGATAGTTATAATTTGATTATCATAAGTGAAATGGCATATAATATCTCTCATTTCCAAAGGAAAACAAGTCAAACATCATCAGTTCTTGCAAAATGGTAGAAATCTTCATCATTATAATTTGATAGTCAAGAAATACTTGAACCTTTTTTTTATAAGAAGAAATGCTTGAACTCAAGGTCAAAACATAAAACAATTCCAAGTTACTAGGAATATCACGTGTTAGCAAAATTTTCAGTATCCAGAGAAGCCCTCATAAAGCTTGCCCAGGGTCTTGCAAGGTCAAGAAATTTGGACGTTCAGGCTGGTGGTATGATTCAAATCTCCTCATAAGCTTGCTACAGTTAGGGTTACAGTGTATTTGTGACTTTACCTTGGTACAAAGAATCGGAAGAGTTAGCACAGCATGCATCATGCGAGATTATTTCCAACAGGTCAAATATAACCATCATAAAGCAAATAATAACAAGTTAACAACAGTATGACACTAGTATTGTCTCTGCTGTTGCATCTCTCTTGTGGTAGGGGTAAGGGGTTATATGCCAAGTCCCTGCTTTATTGGTCAGGGTTGTTGGGCGGGCGGCTGGAATGTTAATTTGGTTAGCATTCTCCTTCCTTAGCTCCCTTAACACAAGACTGCACTAAAACAACATTTTTTACCAGAATCCAAACAATCTTCAAAAGAATATACATTTACAAAAGCTTCCCAGGAGACCAGGAACTGGCAATGATAACATTCAGACTAGAGCTTAACAAAATAAGCTGAAATGCATACCAGCAGGCTTCTCCACTTCGAGCCAGGCCATTTCATGGGATCTATTTCACTAATGCGAACAACCATTCCAGATCGCCTAAAAAACATAAAACATAAGAAACAGGAAACAAATGCATACAACAAAAATAAAGTTGAATTGAGAAGAAACAGACCTTTCACTAACATCTTCATTATGGCACTGAAAGTTGATCCTTGCTCCAACACAGACTGGATGATTGAGGCTCTTCAGGAACTTATGGTATGGAATAATATATTCTGAAGCAGTAGCTCTGCAGAGAAAGAATTCAAATTGAAACGAGTCAGATgatcttttattattttattctaAACCCACACAGCTTTACTCGGCAGGTATTGAAACATGTCTTGTTTTTACAAGGATTTCGACTGATATTTTGTTACATACTagcataaattaaaaaaaaactatatcGTGGAGTAACTTTGGCAACAAATTATATTTCTATTATATATGTATGTCCAAAAAAGGTTTCAGGTTCGGATTTTTTTGACCCAAAAACTGTGGGGGAAATCCTCCCAGGAGAGTAAGAAAGTTGCCCAGCATATCAAAGTTTAAGTTTCAAGCACAATCACTGCTTAACTTTTAACTGTTGAACTTCTTGCAGTATGCCATCTTATCAACGTGCCGAATTGTAGCAATTCAGGACTACATGTTTGATCTAAAGTCATTGACAGTATAAAAATGAATAATGTATTTTCACCTTGGATTGTAAGAAATGTGAAAAACACTTCTGTGCTTCAAGGAATCAGCTACAGCCGACAATGTATGCCGCTTTGTACTGTCACTACTGAAATCTTCAAAAAGGGCCTCATTTTTAAGCTGAATGGCTCTCCGTACACCAAGCCTTAGTTCACCATCATCACCTCTACAAATATTAAAAAAGAAGAAACTTGCTTAATAAAGATACACAATGCACCTATGGCTACCACATGGTTCATCTGCTTACCGGAGAAATAACACAGCATCCCCTGAAACCAGTTTCTTTTTATTGACAAATGAACTCCATCCAGTAGTCAAGAGATGCCTACGAGGCTGACCTGGAATGCAAAGCAAATTCATCACTTGCTTGAACTTGAAGAAAATAACAGCACTTCcatcataataataattcagATTTCATAATAGATGACCAAAGCAACTCAAGCAACACCAATATCAGCTGGACCATTATTTCAAAGATACTAATTCTTGTACTCCCTCCGCCCCAAAAATAATGGAAGTCTTGCTTCCCGAGGAGTCAAATGATCTAagttttgaccaaatatataaaaaaatgtaTGATATTTATGATGTATCATAAGTATCACTAGATTaatcattgaatatattttcataataaatctaaTTGAAGATCCAAATGTAGATAATATCTTTTCTAAAtctagtcaaacttaagattgTTTGACAGAGGGAGTAATAAACAACATATTGAATGTAATCTTTGGCTATTCGCAGTGCACACAATATTCCAGGAACATATCAATATTTCATGTCACGCACATATGCACGCGCGCACGAACAACACAAGTGtgtgcgcacacacacacacacaacagaAGTTATAAAACACAAAAGAACATAATGTGAAACAGAATTCACATCAAGAAGATTTGGCCAATGCCAAAACAAGAAAATAGGAAATCGAAAGCTTTGAAGCTACAACAGCTACATGTTTCATATTGGTGATCAAAATATTCATACAACATTTACGTTACATTTAACAGATGTATACAAAATAAGAAAAtaggaaatctttaattgcctATGTATACAAAATAATATGGAAGCAACATTGATGTCATACCAAACATTCATTTGAAACTTAGTAAATACATTTTAAAAAGGGCATCATTCACTCCTTGTCAAGTAAAATTGATCTCACCCCTATATATATGACGAAACTTCCATTTAGTTCCATGCAAATCCTTGGCAACCAGCTCTTGAGAAGGCCTGAGCTGATTATAATCCTATGAAATACAGCAACTAAATGTGATTAGCACTGAAGCACAAGACACAGCGCAGTTTCAAGAGAAATGGCTCAAAAGATCATCAGTATCACCAGAGGCGGGAAACAGTCCTCAGCAGCACGGCGAGGAACAGAGAACCCTCCATGCGTGCTTGTGTCAGAGGCTGTAAGCGTTTTGCAGAACATGTGCAACATCCGGGACTTCCTTTCAGCATCCAAATCCTCCATGTCATCGTCCCCTTCAGCTCCGCCGCCGTGCAGATTTCTCCCAAATGCCTGAGGCATTAAGATTTGTGGTTCATGCATTAAACAAGACAAGAGAAACGGTATTGTTTCATATGGAAAGTGCTCTTTTTCATCTCTCAGGAAAAATCCCACATTCCGCCCATATTTCTTGCTACAATGATTCACTAGGTACTGAAATAGTATGCCAATAGTAGTATGCCTATTCCAACCTAGTAGCtcaattacaactagaactaaaaaTGTCTATTTCAATTTATCTGCGCCTCCCCATTCCCATACCAACCTGAGCAGCCAAATCTAAAAGCTTACACGGACGCACACCGTACAAACGCTTACACCACACTGGACACTGCCAACAGAAAAGGAAACAGGGTTGACACACATATCAACCCAAAAATCTTCTCCAAACACGGGGAACATGAACCTCAGCGTCCCCATGAACATGCGAATCCAATCGGGTGATTTTTTTAAGGACATTTTTACCTCGCCTTCCGCAACCAGCGCCAGCCGCGCGTACACCTCGTCCGTCGCCGCATCCGCCTGCACACACAGCCATGCGAGCCTCGTCATCAAGACAATGGAGCCTCAATACAGCCGCGCCCCCAAAACAGACCAGATGTGGCAAGTACTGCTGCACTCACGCATAGCTCGACATCCGCGACGCGGCACACCACGTGCGGCGGCAGGTCCGCAGCGACGTCCCCGCCGCCCGCCGCGGCTAGGTGGCCCTGCGGCAGGTACACGACCAGGCTCCCCCGCCGCGGTAGCGCGACCACGGGCCCCGCGCACGCGTGCCACAGCTCCCGgctcaccggcggcggcgggcggcgatCGTGGCCCTCGCCGCCCACCATGTTGAGATCGATTCCCATGGGGCGCGCCACCACCACTAGGGTTCCGGTTCGTGTTCCGGCGCCCCGCGGTTAGAGCGCCCGTGCGGTTCGCCGCTCGCCCCGCTCCAGGACAAGCCGGTTAAAAGGCGGAGCCGACCGCGACCCGGCGGGGAGGAAGCGAGGAGGGGCAgggggaggaggacgaggacgaggaggatgaGCACCCCATTAATGCCTCCGGGGCCGTCGCGCTCCAGCCATCTCCTTCTCAGTCAGTCACTCAGTCATCAGTCAGTCGCTCAGGACCCCAT from Sorghum bicolor cultivar BTx623 chromosome 3, Sorghum_bicolor_NCBIv3, whole genome shotgun sequence encodes the following:
- the LOC110433899 gene encoding auxin response factor 3-like isoform X1 encodes the protein MGIDLNMVGGEGHDRRPPPPVSRELWHACAGPVVALPRRGSLVVYLPQGHLAAAGGGDVAADLPPHVVCRVADVELCADAATDEVYARLALVAEGEAFGRNLHGGGAEGDDDMEDLDAERKSRMLHMFCKTLTASDTSTHGGFSVPRRAAEDCFPPLDYNQLRPSQELVAKDLHGTKWKFRHIYRGQPRRHLLTTGWSSFVNKKKLVSGDAVLFLRGDDGELRLGVRRAIQLKNEALFEDFSSDSTKRHTLSAVADSLKHRSVFHISYNPRATASEYIIPYHKFLKSLNHPVCVGARINFQCHNEDVSERRSGMVVRISEIDPMKWPGSKWRSLLVRWEDGAECNGQDRVSPWEIEVAGGSVSVAHSLSASSSKRTKLCAQGNLDVPTMYVTGNGCTDSVETGKLPRVLQGQELMGFRTRHVPCAPQTAEAAKLQSSDASRFLSNARDCALSAPTSRLAVHNSGFTYQSVGFNESIGFSEVLQGQEISRAVPMFQGMMSEACSLKGGYGLHSYMHTPVAVNGLSAPAQECCLTLSTPPGAQVPSLYPDNIFNRTVVPQLGLASKFGGGGTNGQQSGPFDRRREIWTKPQHETPDQMNLDQFETRRASAPGDAGKLGSGGGEVRKTSCRLFGFSLTEKILPADDDGVKEVSYEPECQNPRMLDLFGYNCSTPSAALPALCAAPIGM
- the LOC110433899 gene encoding auxin response factor 3-like isoform X3, with the translated sequence MGIDLNMVGGEGHDRRPPPPVSRELWHACAGPVVALPRRGSLVVYLPQGHLAAAGGGDVAADLPPHVVCRVADVELCADAATDEVYARLALVAEGEAFGRNLHGGGAEGDDDMEDLDAERKSRMLHMFCKTLTASDTSTHGGFSVPRRAAEDCFPPLDYNQLRPSQELVAKDLHGTKWKFRHIYRGQPRRHLLTTGWSSFVNKKKLVSGDAVLFLRGDDGELRLGVRRAIQLKNEALFEDFSSDSTKRHTLSAVADSLKHRSVFHISYNPRATASEYIIPYHKFLKSLNHPVCVGARINFQCHNEDVSERRSGMVVRISEIDPMKWPGSKWRSLLVRWEDGAECNGQDRVSPWEIEVAGGSVSVAHSLSASSSKRTKLCAQGNLDVPTMYVTGNGCTDSVETGKLPRVLQGQELMGFRTRHVPCAPQTAEAAKLQSSDASFNESIGFSEVLQGQEISRAVPMFQGMMSEACSLKGGYGLHSYMHTPVAVNGLSAPAQECCLTLSTPPGAQVPSLYPDNIFNRTVVPQLGLASKFGGGGTNGQQSGPFDRRREIWTKPQHETPDQMNLDQFETRRASAPGDAGKLGSGGGEVRKTSCRLFGFSLTEKILPADDDGVKEVSYEPECQNPRMLDLFGYNCSTPSAALPALCAAPIGM
- the LOC110433899 gene encoding auxin response factor 3-like isoform X2 — translated: MGIDLNMVGGEGHDRRPPPPVSRELWHACAGPVVALPRRGSLVVYLPQGHLAAAGGGDVAADLPPHVVCRVADVELCADAATDEVYARLALVAEGEAFGRNLHGGGAEGDDDMEDLDAERKSRMLHMFCKTLTASDTSTHGGFSVPRRAAEDCFPPLDYNQLRPSQELVAKDLHGTKWKFRHIYRGQPRRHLLTTGWSSFVNKKKLVSGDAVLFLRGDDGELRLGVRRAIQLKNEALFEDFSSDSTKRHTLSAVADSLKHRSVFHISYNPRATASEYIIPYHKFLKSLNHPVCVGARINFQCHNEDVSERRSGMVVRISEIDPMKWPGSKWRSLLVRWEDGAECNGQDRVSPWEIEVAGGSVSVAHSLSASSSKRTKLCAQGNLDVPTMWNGCTDSVETGKLPRVLQGQELMGFRTRHVPCAPQTAEAAKLQSSDASRFLSNARDCALSAPTSRLAVHNSGFTYQSVGFNESIGFSEVLQGQEISRAVPMFQGMMSEACSLKGGYGLHSYMHTPVAVNGLSAPAQECCLTLSTPPGAQVPSLYPDNIFNRTVVPQLGLASKFGGGGTNGQQSGPFDRRREIWTKPQHETPDQMNLDQFETRRASAPGDAGKLGSGGGEVRKTSCRLFGFSLTEKILPADDDGVKEVSYEPECQNPRMLDLFGYNCSTPSAALPALCAAPIGM